The genomic region GGCGTGGCCGTGCCACCGTCGCTGCGCAACGTCTTCAAGGAGCTGGGCGAGGACCTCGGGACACCGAAGCCGCGCGGCGGCAACCTCGACGGCTGGGCGGCCCAGGGCGTGTTGCTGCTCAACGCCGTGCTGACCGTCCGCCAGGCCAGCCCCGGGTCGCACGCCAACCAGGGCTGGGAGGAGTTCACCGACGCCACCATCCGCGCGCTCGACGCCTCGCCGGGCCGGGTGGTCTTCCTCCTGTGGGGCGGCTACGCCCGCAAGAAGGCGGCGCTGGTCACCAACCCGCAGCACGTGGTGCTGGAGGCGGGCCACCCGAGCCCGATGAACCCGCGCGGCTTCCTCGGCAGCCGCCCGTTCAGCGCGACGAACAAGGCGCTCGCCGACGCCGGCCTGCCCACGATCGACTGG from Micromonospora sp. WMMD812 harbors:
- a CDS encoding uracil-DNA glycosylase, which codes for MADVPDLDLLALLPEEWRAALTPHLDPARTAALADFVAREYATQTVFPPLEDLFSAYRLCSPEACRVLILGQDPYHRAGQAHGLSFSVRDGVAVPPSLRNVFKELGEDLGTPKPRGGNLDGWAAQGVLLLNAVLTVRQASPGSHANQGWEEFTDATIRALDASPGRVVFLLWGGYARKKAALVTNPQHVVLEAGHPSPMNPRGFLGSRPFSATNKALADAGLPTIDWERSAG